One genomic window of Blastopirellula retiformator includes the following:
- the queC gene encoding 7-cyano-7-deazaguanine synthase QueC gives MPKVVAVVSGGMDSATLLYHLLDAGHDVCAISINYGQRHVKELEYARKLCAGVNVPHMVADLSAINPLFGANSLSGREIEIPEGHYAEENMKLTVVPNRNMILLSVSIAWAISQQCVAVAYGAHSGDHAIYPDCRPEFATAMDQAAQLCDWNPVELWRPFVDIDKGDIAQRGAELGVPYDLTWTCYKGLEEHCGKCGACTERKEAFAKHGLEDPTAYMA, from the coding sequence ATGCCAAAAGTCGTCGCCGTCGTTTCCGGAGGGATGGACTCCGCAACCCTCCTCTACCACTTGCTCGATGCCGGGCACGACGTCTGCGCGATCTCGATCAACTATGGGCAGCGGCATGTGAAAGAGCTGGAGTATGCCCGCAAGCTGTGTGCAGGGGTGAACGTGCCGCACATGGTCGCCGATCTGTCGGCGATCAATCCGCTGTTTGGGGCTAACAGCTTAAGCGGGCGAGAGATCGAGATTCCCGAAGGGCACTACGCTGAAGAGAACATGAAGCTGACGGTCGTCCCCAACCGGAACATGATCCTGCTGTCGGTCTCGATCGCCTGGGCGATCAGCCAGCAGTGCGTCGCCGTCGCTTATGGCGCCCATAGCGGCGACCACGCGATCTATCCCGACTGCCGGCCCGAGTTCGCCACCGCCATGGACCAAGCGGCCCAACTGTGCGACTGGAATCCGGTCGAGCTGTGGCGCCCCTTCGTCGATATCGACAAGGGAGACATCGCCCAGCGCGGCGCCGAGCTTGGCGTGCCGTACGATCTGACCTGGACCTGCTACAAGGGTTTGGAAGAGCACTGCGGCAAGTGCGGCGCCTGTACCGAACGGAAAGAAGCGTTCGCCAAGCACGGGCTGGAAGATCCGACGGCGTATATGGCCTAG